GCTCACCCAGCAGGGCCTCGGCGCTGTCCGCCGCGGCCATGGCGATCTGGGCCAGCTGCTCGGCATCGGGGTCGATGACCAGGCCGCAGTCGGAGAAGATCATGCCGCCCTTGAGGTTGTGGAAGGGCTGACACAGCATCATCAGGAAGAAGCTCGAGACCAGCTGGCTGCCCGGCGCCAGGCCGAGCAGCTGGATGGCGCTTCTCACCACATCGGCGGTGGTGTGCACCGCGCCGGCGACGGACCCGTCGGCATGCCCCTCACGGACCAGCATGTTGGCGAAGCACAGCGGCTCGCGCACCGCCGCCGCGGCCTGTTCCCGGGTCATGCTCTTCTTCTGGCGCAGCGCGAACAGCGCCTCGGCCAGGAGCTCGGCGAGGGGCGAATCGGCCGGGTCGATCAGCTCGATGCGCGACAGGCTCAAGGATTGCGATCTCGCCAGCTCGGCCATCGCTGCCCACTTCCCCACCAGGATGATTTTGGCGATGCCGTCCTCGGCCGCCCTCGCGGCGGCGCGCAGCACCCGCTCGTCCTCGCCTTCGCAGAGCACGATGCGCCGGGGCGAGCGCTGGGCGCGCTCGAGGATCTGATTCAAGGCTTTCATGATGTGGCCTCCCCTCACTGCCGCGCGTCGCGGCAGTCATCAGGCAAAAAAGCCCCCGACATCGTCGGGGGCAACACACTACGACTCAACCGACTCAGACGTAGTCCTGGTACTTCTCCAGCAGGCGCACCGGCGTCTTCAGCGCATCGCGGCGGAAGGGATCGCCCAGCTCGCGGGTACACATGATCTCGAGGATGCAGGTCTTGCCCTCGTTCATCTGCAGGTCCACCGCCTTCTTCAGCGCCGGACCCACGTCCTCCAGGCGGTCCACGGTGATGCCCTCGGCGCCCATCGCCCGGCCGATCTCGGCGAAGCTCTGGTTGTCCAGCTCGCCGGCCACGAAGCGGCGGTTGTAGAACTCCACCTGGTTCTTCTTCTCCGCGCCCCACTGGCGGTTGTGGAACACCACCGCCGTCACCGGGATGTCGTGGCGCACCGCCGTCATGGTCTCCATCAGGCTCATGCCCCAGGCGCCGTCGCCGGCATAGGCGATCGCCGGGCGCTCCGGCGCGGCCACCTTGGCGCCGATGATGGTCGGCAGCGCATAGCCGCAGTTGCCGAAGCTCATCGGCGCGAAGAAGCTGCGCGGCCGATCGAAACGCAGGTAGCTGTGCGCCACGGCGTTGATGTTGCCGATGTCGGTCGAGACCATCACGTCCTCGGGCATGGCCTTCTCCAGCTCGCGCAGCACCTGCCGCGGGTGCAGGTACTCGCCGCCGGAGAACGGCGTCTCGCTGGCGGCCTCGTCGATGGCGTCGAGGCTGAACGGGTCGGTCTCGTGGGTCCATTCGTCGAGCTCGCGCTCCCAGGCCTCTTTCTCGCTGGCGATCCGCTCGGCGCGGCTTCCCTTGGTGGCGTCGCAGACCAGCTCGCGACCCGCCAGGCGCTCGGTGATCGCCTCGGCGGCTTCCCGGGCGTCGCCGCAGATGCCCACCGCGATCTTCTTCACCAGGCCCAGCATCTTGTGATCGGCGTCGACCTGGATGATCTTGGCGTTCTTCGGCCAGTAGTCCAGGCCGTGCTGCGGCAGGGTGCCGAACGGCCCCAGCCGCGTGCCCAGCGCCACCACCACGTCGGCCTGGGCGATCAGCTTCATGCCGGCCTTGGAGCCCTGGTAGCCCAGCGGGCCGCACCACAGCGGGTGGCTGGCCGGGAAGGAGTCGTTGTGCTGGTAGCTGTTGACCACCGGCGCACCCAGCCGCTCGGCCAGCGCCTGGCAGGCGCCAACGCCGTCGGCCATCACCACCCCGCCGCCGGAGACGATCACCGGGAACTCGGCCTCGGCCAGGAGCTCGGCGGCCTCGTTGAGGGTGCGGGTGCCGCCCGGGCCGCGGTCCAGCCGCGCCGGCTGGGGAATCTCCGCCTCGATCTCGCCGTAGAAGTAGTCCCGCGGGATGTTCAGCTGGGTCGGGCCCATCTCCGACATCGCCCGGTCGAAGCAGCGCCCGGTGTACTCGGCCATCCGCGCCGGGTGGGTCACGTGACCCTGGTACTTGGTGAACTCCTGGAACATCGGCAACTGGTGGCACTCCTGGAAGCCGCCCAGGCCGATGCCGGTGGTGCCCGCCTCGGGGGTGACGATGACCACCGGGCTGTGCGCCCAGTAGGCCGCGGCGATGCCGGTCACGCAGTTGGAGATCCCCGGGCCGTTCTGGCCGATCACCGTGCCGTGGCGGCCGGAGACCCGCGCATAGCCGTCGGCCATGTGCGCCGCGCCCTGCTCGTGGACCACCGGGATCAAGCGGATGCCGGCCGGCGCGAAGATGTCCATGGCGTCCATGAAGGCCGAGCCCATGATGCCGAACATGTCGGTGACGCCGTTGGCGACCAGGGTCTCGACGAAGGCCTCCGAGGGCGTCATGGTCTGCTTGCCCTGCACGACCTGGCGGGTGTCTGCGGTGTTGTCGGTGCTCATGGGAACCTCCACGGGAGCGCTTGGATGGATGTTGTTCTCGCGAATCCTGTTTATGGTACGAGAAGTTCCAGAATTTGGAACGCGAGTAAAAAGTAGCGCCACACCCACGCCTCGTCAACACAAATTCCATAAAATGGGACAAATTGATTTCTTTTCAGGAACGAATTATCTTGTCGGCAAAGGGAGAACTGATCATGACCACCAATCGAACCGACATGAGCCGCCTCGAGGGCGATACGCCGGCACAGCGCCTGCTGGCCCTGCTGGAGGTCATCGCGGGGAAGGACCAATTCTTCACACTGCAGGGCATGGTCGACGAAACCGGCCTGCCGAAGCCGACCCTGCACCGCATGCTCCAGCAGCTGGAGTCCTCGGGCATGCTGCAGCGAGAGGCCGATGGCCGGCACTACAGCAAGGGCAGCCGCCTGCGCCGGCTGGCCGAGACACTGCTGCTCAACGACACGATCCAGGGGGCACGCCATGCCGTGCTGACGCAGCTGGTCGACGAGGTCGGCGAGAGCTGCAATATCACGGCACTCTCCGGCGGCGAGGTGCTGTACCTCGACCGGGTGGAGACCTCGGCTCCCCTGCGCTTCTATCTGCACCCCGGCTCCCGGGTACCGGTGCATTGCTCGGCCAGTGGCAAGCTGTTCCTGGCCCAGATGGCGCCCGCCCAGCGCCGGCGGCTGCTGGATCAGATGCCGCTGACGGCGTTCACCCACAACACCCTCACCGACCCGGCGATCCTGGAGGCCGAGATCGAGACCGTGCGTCGCCAGGGGTATGCCTTCGATGATGAGGAATTCCTGCCCGGACTGCTGTGCATCGCCGTGCTGGCGCCCAACCCGGCGGGACCGTCGAACACCGGCCTGGCCATCCAGGCGCCGGTGATGCGGATGAATCGCGACAAGGCGCTGGCCTGCCTGCCGGCCCTGCAACGAGCCGCCGAGGCCATCGCCAACATCAATCGGGAAGCCCTGCCGGAAGCGGCCGATCTCGCCTCGGCGGATCGATGAGGGATCACTGCATGCCTGGCCAGGCCAATGCCGCGGGGCGACCCGACGCCCTGACCAGGACTGGCCATGACGCCGGGCGAGAGCGGCCTACCGAGGGCACGATGCCGCTCGCCCTGGCTTGAGGGGGAGATTGCGCATATCCTCTGAGCCATACGTGATGGCCCGCACCACAACAGGGAGACCGCAATGACCGGACTGTTACCCGATGTCGACCCCGATGGACTGCTCGAGTACTCGGTGGTCTACACGGACCGTTCGCTCAACCACATGTCGAAGAGCTTCCAGGAAGTGATGCGCGACATCTCCGCCACCCTCAAGCAGGTCTACCGCGCCCATTCCGCGGTGATCGTGCCGGGCAGCGGCACCTTCGGCATGGAGGCGGTCGCCCGCCAGTTCGCCACCGACCGACGTTGCCTGGTGATCCGCAACGGCTGGTTCAGCTACCGCTGGAGCCAGATCCTGCAGAAGGGCGACATTCCTTCCGACCTCGGCGTGCGCAAGGCACGCCGGCTGGATGACGACGACCCGACCTCGCCCTTCGCGCCGCCGCCCCTCGAGGAGGTGATCGAGTCGATCCAGGACCAGAAGCCCGACCTGGTCTTCGCCCCCCACGTCGAGACCGCCTCCGGCATACAGCTGCCGGACGACTACCTGCGGCGCATCGCCGAGGCCATCCACGACGAGGGCGGCCTGCTGGTGCTCGACTGCATCGCCTCGGGCACCGTCTGGGTCGACATGCAGGACGTCGGCGTCGACGTGCTGATCAGTGCGCCCCAGAAGGGTTGGAGCGGCTCGCCCTGCTGCGGCATGGTGATGCTCTCGCGCCTGGCCCGGGAGATCATCGACGAGACCGAGAGCTCGAGCTTCGCCTGCGACCTGCGCAAGTGGCTGTCGATCATGGAGACCTACGAGGCCGGCGGCCATGCCTACCATGCCACCATGCCCACCGACGGCCTGCGCCGGCTGCGCGACGTGATGGCCGAGACGGAGGCCTATGGCGTCGACAAGGTCCGCGACGAACAGCTCGAACTGGGGCGCCGCGTCCGCGAGCTGCTCGCCGAGCACGGCTACCGGAGCGTCGCCGCCCCTGGCTATGAGGCGCCCGGCGTGGTGGTCTGCTACACCCAGGATCCCGACATCGCCGTCAAGTTCGCCGCCGCCGGCGTCCAGGTGGCCACCGGCGTGCCGCTGATGTGCGACGAGGGCGACGACTTCCGGACCTTCCGCATCGGCCTGTTCGGCCTCGACAAGCTGCATCATATCGAGCGCAGCCTGGAGCACCTCGAGCGCGCGCTCACGGCGGTCGAGGCCGACCACGAACGGGCCTGAGCACACTCCCCGGCACGACGAAGGGCGGCCATTGGCCGCCCTTCGTGTGTCCAGGTGTAAGACGGGAGGCGCGTTCGCCTCAGGAACCGAGCAGCGAGAGCAGGATCCGCTCCCCGTAGCCCCACAGCAGCACCGTCACCCCGAGCAGGGCCTCCAGCACCAGCACGCCGATGCCGAGCGTGGTACTCGAGACGATGAAGCCTTCCTCGCGACTGATGCCCAGAAAGGCCGGAATCCCCAGGTACAGCAGGTAGGCGGTGTAGCAGAGCCCGATGACGCCGGCCAGCAGGCACAGCCAGATCAGCGGGTAGACCGCCACGATGCCGCTGAGGAACATCGGCGTGGCCACATAGCCGGCGAACACGATGCACTGGCTCTGGCTCGGTGGCTTCGTGAAGCGCTTGGCCATGGCACGGATCACCTTGCCCACCGCATAGACCGCCGCAAGGATCACCAGATAGAAGACGATCCCGGCGCCCAGGGCATCCAGGTAGCCGAGCCGTATCGTGGTCTCGCCCCCCAGCCCCCACCCCACCTGGGTCGTACCGATATAGGAGCAGATGACCGGGATGGCCGCCAGCAACAGCACATGATGCTCGTAGAGATGAGTGAGCGTCTCGCGCTCTTCCT
The Halomonas sp. M4R1S46 DNA segment above includes these coding regions:
- the pta gene encoding phosphate acetyltransferase: MKALNQILERAQRSPRRIVLCEGEDERVLRAAARAAEDGIAKIILVGKWAAMAELARSQSLSLSRIELIDPADSPLAELLAEALFALRQKKSMTREQAAAAVREPLCFANMLVREGHADGSVAGAVHTTADVVRSAIQLLGLAPGSQLVSSFFLMMLCQPFHNLKGGMIFSDCGLVIDPDAEQLAQIAMAAADSAEALLGEPPRVAMLSFSTSGSARHGNVEKVVQAARSVKAQRPGLAIDEDVQLDAAIVAEIAERKLPDSKVKGKANVLIFPDLEAGNIGYKLAERIGGAEAIGPLLQGLDKPANDLSRGCGVDDIYHVIAVTTVQAQAAEARDAAG
- a CDS encoding aminotransferase class V-fold PLP-dependent enzyme is translated as MTGLLPDVDPDGLLEYSVVYTDRSLNHMSKSFQEVMRDISATLKQVYRAHSAVIVPGSGTFGMEAVARQFATDRRCLVIRNGWFSYRWSQILQKGDIPSDLGVRKARRLDDDDPTSPFAPPPLEEVIESIQDQKPDLVFAPHVETASGIQLPDDYLRRIAEAIHDEGGLLVLDCIASGTVWVDMQDVGVDVLISAPQKGWSGSPCCGMVMLSRLAREIIDETESSSFACDLRKWLSIMETYEAGGHAYHATMPTDGLRRLRDVMAETEAYGVDKVRDEQLELGRRVRELLAEHGYRSVAAPGYEAPGVVVCYTQDPDIAVKFAAAGVQVATGVPLMCDEGDDFRTFRIGLFGLDKLHHIERSLEHLERALTAVEADHERA
- a CDS encoding Yip1 family protein encodes the protein MLTHAWGLLAHPQREWRQIKEERETLTHLYEHHVLLLAAIPVICSYIGTTQVGWGLGGETTIRLGYLDALGAGIVFYLVILAAVYAVGKVIRAMAKRFTKPPSQSQCIVFAGYVATPMFLSGIVAVYPLIWLCLLAGVIGLCYTAYLLYLGIPAFLGISREEGFIVSSTTLGIGVLVLEALLGVTVLLWGYGERILLSLLGS
- the xsc gene encoding sulfoacetaldehyde acetyltransferase, with translation MSTDNTADTRQVVQGKQTMTPSEAFVETLVANGVTDMFGIMGSAFMDAMDIFAPAGIRLIPVVHEQGAAHMADGYARVSGRHGTVIGQNGPGISNCVTGIAAAYWAHSPVVIVTPEAGTTGIGLGGFQECHQLPMFQEFTKYQGHVTHPARMAEYTGRCFDRAMSEMGPTQLNIPRDYFYGEIEAEIPQPARLDRGPGGTRTLNEAAELLAEAEFPVIVSGGGVVMADGVGACQALAERLGAPVVNSYQHNDSFPASHPLWCGPLGYQGSKAGMKLIAQADVVVALGTRLGPFGTLPQHGLDYWPKNAKIIQVDADHKMLGLVKKIAVGICGDAREAAEAITERLAGRELVCDATKGSRAERIASEKEAWERELDEWTHETDPFSLDAIDEAASETPFSGGEYLHPRQVLRELEKAMPEDVMVSTDIGNINAVAHSYLRFDRPRSFFAPMSFGNCGYALPTIIGAKVAAPERPAIAYAGDGAWGMSLMETMTAVRHDIPVTAVVFHNRQWGAEKKNQVEFYNRRFVAGELDNQSFAEIGRAMGAEGITVDRLEDVGPALKKAVDLQMNEGKTCILEIMCTRELGDPFRRDALKTPVRLLEKYQDYV
- a CDS encoding IclR family transcriptional regulator; amino-acid sequence: MTTNRTDMSRLEGDTPAQRLLALLEVIAGKDQFFTLQGMVDETGLPKPTLHRMLQQLESSGMLQREADGRHYSKGSRLRRLAETLLLNDTIQGARHAVLTQLVDEVGESCNITALSGGEVLYLDRVETSAPLRFYLHPGSRVPVHCSASGKLFLAQMAPAQRRRLLDQMPLTAFTHNTLTDPAILEAEIETVRRQGYAFDDEEFLPGLLCIAVLAPNPAGPSNTGLAIQAPVMRMNRDKALACLPALQRAAEAIANINREALPEAADLASADR